One Carassius gibelio isolate Cgi1373 ecotype wild population from Czech Republic chromosome A20, carGib1.2-hapl.c, whole genome shotgun sequence DNA segment encodes these proteins:
- the LOC127938290 gene encoding E3 ubiquitin-protein ligase rnf8-A-like, whose amino-acid sequence MLDKIKLAMGNSDTYVITDAQGNEVLESEGTTGSCYWRQNSRKLHAVERAAFRQWQLRRAQMSRRHPDTSALQDLKQQVEELLEASQGLEAVSQQIQSIVSSAERAMTRTIGTALKETFSCSICTGIMENPVLTSCCRSIVGCKLCVNQWEATSAQCPKCRSEEYHVTEVAGLSSALDAIKNLV is encoded by the exons ATGCTGGACAAAATTAAACTGGCAATGGGTAACAGTGACACTTATGTTATTACTGATGCTCAAGGTAATGAGGTCTTGGAGTCAGAAGGCACAACTG GTTCGTGTTATTGGAGGCAGAATTCAAGGAAACTTCATGCTGTGGAAAGGGCTGCATTCAGGCAGTGGCAGCTGAGGAGGGCTCAAATGAG CCGAAGACATCCGGACACCTCTGCACTGCAAGACCTGAAACAACAAGTAGAAGAATTATTGGAGGCCTCCCAGGGACTGGAGGCTGTATCCCAGCAAATCCAGAGCATTGTCTCCAGTGCAGAGAGAGCTATGACAAGAACCATTGGGACGGCCCTAAAGGAAACTTTTTCATGTTCAATTTGCACTG GAATTATGGAAAACCCAGTGCTTACATCATGCTGCAGGAGCATTGTGGGGTGCAAGCTGTGCGTCAACCAATGGGAGGCAACATCTGCCCAGTGCCCTAAATGCCGCTCCGAAGAGTACCACGTGACTGAAGTTGCTGGTCTCTCCAGTGCCCTGGATGCAATTAAAAATCTTGTTTAA